A portion of the Podospora pseudoanserina strain CBS 124.78 chromosome 2, whole genome shotgun sequence genome contains these proteins:
- a CDS encoding hypothetical protein (EggNog:ENOG503NYMI; COG:M), translating to MEDYDVIEHSDTALGPEVVARIRDWLQPTDYTAESGEYYRHLSSQAPGTGLWLCQTDEYKKWHGSPDHGSLWIKGVPGAGKSVMAASIIRHLETTENCPVLFFFFRNIVAANYSPRALLQDWLAQLLPFSPKLQLALQSQLNTDLAIISNNDLFDHFLSGISCVPRLYCVADALDEMNTDSRPFLDKFNRLATHRPGSLKLLLTSRPKQYLQSALRDTSIVHISLQRHLVDVDIVSYLNCRLEKLSTMNNAVEKNQLVDLVAKRSGGLFLYAKLTMDQMEEALSRQDQVDICALEASLPIGLEETYANLLQKHRQESQVDLEFQVFVLETITHASRPLRLTELASLAGCLSTINEPLTHWKQLISTCCGPLIQVLENETLQVIHHSFTEFLRGDGRNSPSGTEPSSAFPVIDSTIAHKNVALRCLGYVQSLPLPSVKQRRSYREQSDDRRNVCLLHPFFDYAMENWVYHASRYDARDHGFFHTILCFLTPDNLAFRQWTVPPWYLDTGNPSEGIPIALHVAAHAGMYEFCLWLINEQKMSVSSIASDRRTPLHRAAEKGHGKVASLLIQYGSDPNPEDIYGLKPIHLAARYNHADVVSTLLQAGVEPDTPTTNEDDENPDYYDAGRDLRENRPGECAIYYASRYGHLETLEALIPYCAPSALEKMLCECCRFDRTEAAAAVLAHLSIPVDASYSGATALYFACGNTNTDLVQALIDHGADSKALSVLASLATDYGGPAVEEVDEDTDEGTKLVFQSYWYLDAKLAPLHRLVQSWNYNNDAACQVILRILLDAGADMEQLNGDGVTALLLAASFSCSFPFSSSTAPCVPALRALLASGANIKATCPNGNKALHYALGQDQESLEAMRILLEHEEGQQERRSLDTLRPPGKVASADLADSEALSSRFIEYFVRGGLDPSYEFYKGKTMLEAVMYQNPGLFQTLFSLCKDESLKQRCWFALSGKWPTRESCIQYLKIMVAQGMDPNITPEGGRPLYLRFYRYDDLLQALELAGAKASVVDANGNNVLHLLCKLGRVERSQLEHFIARGANPLATTLEGDTLLHLVATWYGGQGDQPDFVQWLISLGISADATNTSGQTPLHVHLQHGKSRQQDGHLFIHTKLFFFDAVGSVNLEIPDKNGFNALHLACTKSESDLAILLAAGASLFSRTADGQNALHLACRARKADVVSRVLGLLGDESSNTDGAFNMINKQDNGGRTPLHYACVSGEVETVDILLRSGANVNVEDLHGHTPLHLCAQFRTELTLWDLSGYKRDPDLGGVDDFYFPAMNIIIKMLLDAGADAKGCASRETATPLQMAIDIGCTEFIHAFYAQHNMSVNSGRTLSSDDLSRETARVDVASPLLNQRLDKYLDGSGKPVLELLLDNPSRYLRLLTPDDAASLINHGFSNNRHDGRYYQVLLEMMQSSEYLLLARQVSGLIHYYSSPDNLRLYLQTVRSQSTTNSWMSTWVGRYFGTRALTPLQIICESQRPSMVLLRYLLGTPQVDANTRCIMVDRKKGELISGGTALHRLAVVDFRWKLDAIRYLLATGADINALNETCESPLHVAACGEFQNYHRHGPDRFSDNRSLDAVRILLDHGADPDLLDEKGLAAIHKACMHFDQSTSREIIQELLSKGASALVGVRSPLFEAVRYHNLPAFEVLLEHGLDVNTVYDEGPIIFPQNGNPIDETKPRRRCLLWFMAIVSCWPLARSPVTLSMVRIMVEHGADLYLPLNDEETVCHYLFEFAKREIVEALLQEPCVSRIDFNRPCQSGQTILMAACRRAIEWRPHDLKDGLKPAWLPLQTLRLNLGIKPDATAVDNAGQTSLHHLLQNKASTEDEILHFMRDEGVASTLLTKDNNGFSPLHYALKLLRPRVCEFLCDKGADILEPDPSGSFTLHHIAAQCVQTARSFADPTDGAWDWNPIPHSTTYFDDCLALWKRCLKEGASINAPDRDGNTPLHVFVVSPDAWTPRKYPGDEDEYDPVACHLKRYKQLFPPDSGVDIWASNREGETVLHRIAGHCVKRRWDGILATHPGRPSDVKHMPHDKQLFEAFLKMGADPLKEDVKGRSALDVAIAWGKKYILDLVALDGGS from the exons ATGGAGGACTACGATGTTATCGAGCACAGCGACACAGCATTGGGCCCTGAAGTCGTGGCTCGGATACGCGACTGGCTCCAGCCAACCGACTACACAGCCGAATCGGGCGAATATTATCGTCACCTGTCGTCTCAAGCACCCGGCACAGGCCTGTGGCTTTGCCAAACAGACGAGTATAAAAAATGGCACGGCTCACCAGATCATGGCAGCTTATGGATCAAGGGCGTTCCGGGAGCAGGGAAATCTGTCATGGCAGCGAGCATCATCAGGCATCTAGAGACGACAGAGAACTGCCCGgtactcttcttctttttccgaAACATTGTTGCTGCCAACTATTCTCCTCGCGCTCTTCTCCAAGATTGGCTTGCGCAACTTTTGCCCTTCTCTCCCAAGCTCCAGCTCGCACTCCAATCACAGCTGAATACTGACCTGGCAATCATCTCCAACAATGATCTTTTTGACCATTTCCTCAGCGGAATATCCTGCGTCCCAAGACTCTATTGTGTTGCTGATGCCCTGGATGAGATGAACACGGACAGCAGACCATTCCTCGACAAGTTCAACCGCCTCGCCACGCACCGCCCAGGCTCCTTGAAGCTTCTCCTGACAAGTAGACCAAAACAGTATCTCCAGAGCGCGTTGCGAGACACCTCGATTGTGCACATTAGTCTGCAACGGCATCTGGTGGATGTTGACATTGTTTCATATCTCAATTGTCGGCTTGAAAAGCTCTCCACAATGAACAATGCTGTGGAAAAGAACCAGCTTGTTGACCTGGTTGCTAAAAGGTCGGGGGGATTGTTTCTTTATGCCAAGTTGACCATGGACCAGATG GAAGAGGCTCTGTCTAGGCAGGACCAAGTCGACATTTGTGCTCTGGAAGCATCACTCCCCATTGGATTGGAGGAAACATACGCCAACTTGTTGCAGAAACATCGTCAGGAGAGCCAGGTCGACCTCGAGTTCCAGGTTTTTGTCTTGGAAACTATCACCCATGCGTCACGTCCATTGCGACTGACTGAGCTCGCCAGCCTCGCCGGATGTCTGAGCACCATTAATGAACCTTTGACACACTGGAAACAGCTCATTAGTACCTGCTGTGGGCCACTTATTCAGGTGTTGGAAAACGAGACTCTCCAAGTTATCCACCACTCCTTCACCGAGTTTCTGAGAGGTGACGGCCGAAATAGCCCAAGTGGAACTGAGCCTTCTTCGGCCTTTCCAGTCATTGACTCAACAATTGCCCACAAGAACGTGGCTCTTCGATGCTTGGGGTATGTTCAATCGCTTCCACTCCCAAGCGTAAAACAACGCAGGTCATACCGCGAGCAATCTGACGATCGCCGCAATGTCTGTTTACTCCATCCATTCTTCGATTATGCTATGGAGAACTGGGTGTATCACGCGAGCCGATATGATGCGAGAGACCACGGCTTTTTTCACACCATTTTGTGCTTTCTGACGCCCGATAACCTGGCCTTTCGGCAGTGGACAGTGCCTCCGTGGTATCTGGACACCGGCAACCCCTCTGAAGGGATTCCCATTGCTTTACATGTCGCAGCACATGCTGGGATGTACGAGTTCTGCCTTTGGCTCATAAACGAACAAAAGATGTCTGTTTCGTCAATCGCCAGCGACCGTCGAACGCCATTGCACAGGGCGGCAGAAAAAGGTCACGGCAAGGTTGCCTCACTCCTAATCCAATACGGCAGCGATCCGAACCCTGAAGatatatacggattaaagcCTATTCACCTGGCAGCACGTTATAACCACGCTGATGTGGTCTCGACTTTGCTTCAAGCGGGGGTTGAGCCTGACACACCAACAACgaacgaggatgatgaaaaCCCCGACTACTATGACGCTGGAAGAGATTTGCGAGAAAACAGGCCAGGCGAATGTGCAATCTATTATGCAAGTCGATATGGCCATCTGGAGACACTGGAGGCGCTGATTCCCTATTGCGCGCCGTCtgcgttggagaagatgctcTGCGAATGTTGTCGTTTCGATCGTACTGAGGCTGCGGCTGCAGTCTTGGCACACTTGTCTATTCCAGTGGATGCTTCGTACAGTGGAGCAACTGCACTCTACTTTGCGTGTGGGAATACCAATACCGACTTGGTCCAAGCCCTTATTGATCATGGTGCCGATTCCAAGGCCCTATCAGTATTGGCATCACTCGCAACAGACTACGGCGGGCCGGCGGTAGAGGAGGTCGATGAAGACACGGATGAAGGAACGAAACTCGTATTCCAGTCCTATTGGTATCTAGATGCGAAACTAGCCCCTTTGCATCGCTTGGTGCAGAGTTGGAACTACAACAATGATGCAGCTTGTCAGGTCATCCTTCGAATTCTTTTGGATGCAGGCGCTGATATGGAACAGCTAAACGGCGATGGAGTAACTGCATTACTTTTGGCAGCGTCATTCTCGTGTAGCTTTCCATTCAGTTCATCGACAGCACCGTGCGTGCCTGCTTTGAGGGCATTACTGGCCTCGGGAGCAAATATCAAGGCAACCTGCCCGAACGGTAACAAAGCATTGCATTATGCCTTgggacaagatcaagaaaGCCTGGAGGCCATGAGAATTCTTTTGGAACATGAAGAGGGCCAACAAGAAAGACGGTCTCTGGACACACTCCGCCCTCCTGGGAAGGTCGCGTCGGCTGACTTGGCTGACAGCGAAGCTCTGTCGTCCAGGTTCATAGAGTACTTTGTGCGAGGCGGCCTTGATCCCAGTTACGAATTCTACAAGGGCAAAACCATGTTGGAGGCGGTAATGTATCAAAATCCCGGACTGTTCCAGACCTTGTTCTCCCTCTGCAAGGACGAGTCACTGAAGCAGCGATGTTGGTTTGCTTTATCAGGCAAATGGCCCACCAGGGAGAGCTGCATTCAATATCTCAAGATCATGGTCGCGCAAGGCATGGATCCGAACATCACACCGGAAGGTGGCCGGCCATTATACCTGCGCTTTTACAGGTACGATGACTTGCTTCAAGCTCTTGAGCTGGCAGGAGCCAAGGCCAGCGTGGTGGATGCCAATGGAAACAATGTTTTGCATCTTTTGTGCAAACTTGGCCGGGTGGAACGGTCTCAGCTGGAACACTTTATTGCACGTGGTGCCAACCCTCTTGCTACCACTCTGGAGGGTGATACTTTGCTTCATCTTGTCGCTACGTGGTACGGAGGTCAGGGAGACCAGCCTGACTTTGTACAATGGCTGATTAGCCTCGGAATATCCGCAGATGCTACCAATACCTCTGGGCAGACTCCTCTTCATGTGCATCTACAGCATGGGAAAAGTCGACAGCAGGATGGCCACCTCTTCATCCACACAaaacttttcttttttgacgCGGTGGGTTCGGTCAATCTGGAAATTCCTGATAAGAATGGCTTCAATGCTCTTCACTTGGCTTGTACAAAGTCAGAAAGCGACCTGGCCATACTTCTCGCTGCTGGAGCAAGCTTATTTTCGCGTACTGCTGATGGGCAAAATGCCCTACACCTTGCATGCCGAGCCAGGAAGGCCGATGTCGTGAGCCGCGTACTTGGGCTGCTTGGGGATGAGAGCAGCAACACGGATGGTGCTTTCAACATGATCAACAAACAGGATAACGGAGGGAGGACCCCCTTACATTATGCTTGCGTTAGCGGAGAAGTTGAAACTGTGGATATTCTTCTGAGATCTGGAGCCAACGTCAATGTGGAAGATTTGCATGGTCATACGCCACTGCATTTGTGCGCTCAATTCAGGACAGAACTAACGCTCTGGGACTTGTCTGGATACAAAAGAGATCCTgatcttggtggtgtcgatgatTTCTATTTCCCAGCCATGAACATCATTATCAAGATGCTTTTGGATGCTGGTGCAGACGCTAAAGGTTGTGCTTCACGCGAGACAGCAACGCCTTTGCAGATGGCTATTGACATAGGTTGTACCGAGTTCATTCACGCATTCTATGCCCAGCATAACATGTCGGTCAACTCAGGGAGGACTCTGTCAAGCGATGACCTCAGCAGGGAAACTGCCAGAGTTGATGTGGCCTCCCCACTGTTAAATCAGCGTCTCGACAAATATCTGGATGGATCAGGGAAGCCTGTGCTTGAATTGCTTTTGGACAATCCCAGCCGATACTTGCGGCTTCTTACACCCGACGATGCAGCAAGTCTGATCAACCACGGATTCAGCAATAACCGGCATGATGGCAGATATTACCAGGTGCTCCTGGAGATGATGCAATCTTCCGAATATCTACTGTTGGCGAGGCAGGTGTCCGGGCTGATTCATTATTACAGCTCTCCTGACAACCTCAGGCTTTATCTTCAAACGGTGCGATCCCAGTCAACGACAAATTCCTGGATGTCGACCTGGGTGGGACGTTACTTTGGCACGCGAGCCCTTACCCCTCTACAGATCATCTGTGAATCACAGCGTCCTAGCATGGTGTTGTTAAGATACTTGCTGGGAACGCCTCAGGTGGATGCCAACACACGGTGCATCATGGTTGACCGGAAAAAGGGAGAGTTAATTTCTGGTGGTACAGCACTTCATCGACTTGCTGTTGTAGACTTCCGGTGGAAGCTGGATGCTATCCGCTACCTGCTCGCCACCGGTGCCGACATCAATGCGCTTAACGAGACTTGCGAGTCACCTCTTCACGTTGCTGCCTGCGGTGAATTTCAGAATTATCATCGGCACGGACCAGACCGGTTCAGTGATAACCGGAGTCTCGACGCTGTCCGAATCCTTCTCGATCATGGAGCCGATCCTGATCTCCTGGATGAAAAGGGCCTTGCCGCGATCCATAAGGCATGCATGCACTTTGATCAATCAACAAGTCGCGAAATTATCCAAGAGCTTCTTTCCAAGGGGGCAAGTGCCCTGGTTGGCGTCAGAAGCCCTCTGTTTGAAGCCGTACGGTACCACAACCTTCCAGCCTTCGAAGTACTGCTGGAGCATGGACTTGACGTCAATACGGTCTATGATGAAGGACCGATCATATTCCCCCAAAATGGCAACCCGATTGATGAGACAAAGCCTCGACGACGTTGTCTGCTTTGGTTCATGGCCATCGTTTCCTGTTGGCCCCTTGCTAGGTCACCTGTAACCTTGTCAATGGTGCGCATTATGGTCGAACATGGGGCGGATCTGTACCTCCCTTTAAACGACGAAGAGACGGTGTGTCATTATCTCTTCGAGTTCGCAAAACGGGAGATCGTGGAGGCATTGTTGCAGGAACCCTGTGTCTCACGGATTGACTTCAATCGTCCCTGTCAGTCTGGTCAAACgatcttgatggcggccTGCAGACGAGCTATCGAATGGAGGCCTCATGACTTGAAGGATGGATTAAAGCCGGCTTGGCTACCGTTGCAAACCCTGAGATTGAACTTGGGGATCAAACCTGATGCTACCGCTGTTGACAATGCTGGCCAGAcgtctcttcatcatcttttgCAAAATAAAGCGAGCACGGAGGATGAGATTCTTCATTTTATGAGGGACGAGGGTGTTGCTTCTACTCTCTTGACCAAGGATAACAATGGGTTTTCGCCTCTTCATTATGCCCTCAAGCTGCTCCGGCCGAGAGTGTGCGAGTTTCTTTGCGACAAAGGAGCCGACATTCTCGAACCGGACCCGAGTGGTTCTTTTACTCTTCACCACATTGCGGCACAGTGTGTTCAGACGGCTCGGTCATTTGCCGATCCAACGGATGGAGCATGGGACTGGAACCCAATCCCCCATTCAACAACCTACTTTGATGATTGCCTGGCGCTCTGGAAAAGGTGTCTGAAGGAAGGAGCGTCAATCAACGCACCCGACCGAGATGGAAACACACCGTTGCACGTTTTTGTAGTGTCTCCAGACGCATGGACACCGCGTAAATACCcaggggatgaggatgagtaTGATCCTGTGGCGTGCCATTTGAAGCGGTACAAACAGCTTTTCCCGCCAGACAGTGGTGTTGATATATGGGCTTCCAATcgggagggggagacggTCTTGCATAGGATTGCTGGTCACTGTGTGAAAAGACGATGGGATGGAATCCTGGCGACACATCCTGGGAGACCGTCGGATGTGAAGCATATGCCGCATGATAAACAGCTTTTTGAAGCGTTTTTGAAGATGGGGGCGGATCCATTGAAGGAGGatgtgaaggggaggagtgCGCTGGATGTGGCGATTGCTTGGGGGAAGAAGTATATTTTGGACTTGGTTGCTTTGGATGGCGGGTCTTAA
- a CDS encoding hypothetical protein (EggNog:ENOG503P5PY), translating into MPSTTQAKVKQQPVAVASSTSKKAPAASVSKAVKKTTTSSSSKPTTTSSTKPTRTASTKPKDVTSYATSKTPAQARSAAKKLAPAVASTPATQSSPKPNFRPVTMTAHTKKALGVSSPSSVNKSVPIGQVKTTAAVRSPVPARPAPTAARVPAASPVMPKTATSQPRTKPAVSAAPVKASPQPPAVTQTQSPTPRKKKYAPEAHIPTSNFTKQLSTTVGGVAQGVGRTVGGVGQGVGRTVGGVTQGVGQTASGLTTDALDTLNRTTNSLGRGDLYGTVGGVAGGVGNTVGNTTKNLGGAVGGVTRGLGDTVNQTTDGLGNAIGGPVGGLTKGVGGAVGGVTRGVGDTVGGVTRGLGNTVGNTAGALGRGDLGGVVGGLVGGLGETVGEVGKGVGGILSPVLGGVLGGGK; encoded by the exons ATGCCGAGCACTACCCAAGCCAAGGTTAAGCAACAGCCGGTTGCGGTGGCGT CATCGACGTCGAAGAAGGCACCGGCTGCGTCTGTCTccaaggctgtcaagaagacAACGACATCGTCGTCTTCGAAGCCTACCACAACATCGTCAACCAAGCCGACCAGAACAGCAAGCACCAAGCCTAAAGATGTGACCTCTTATGCCACCAGCAAAACTCCAGCCCAGGCGAGGTCCGCGGCTAAGAAGCTGGCACCGGCTGTCGCATCCACGCCGGCAACACAGTCCTCCCCAAAGCCTAACTTCAGACCAGTCACCATGACAGCTCATACGAAGAAGGCTCTTGGGGTGTCCAGCCCGTCCAGCGTCAATAAGTCGGTGCCCATCGGACAGGTCAagaccaccgccgccgttcGATCTCCTGTCCCTGCCCGGCCTGCTCCCACTGCTGCGCGAGTCCCAGCCGCCTCCCCAGTCATGCCAAAGACTGCGACTTCCCAGCCCAGGACAAAGCCTGCTGTTTCTGCTGCTCCAGTCAAGgcctctcctcaacctcctgccGTTACTCAAACCCAGAGTCCCACGCCCCGAAAGAAAAAATACGCCCCTGAAGCTCACATCCCAACCTCAAACTTCACCAAACAGCTCTCCACCACGGTTGGAGGTGTGGCTCAGGGTGTAGGGAGAACCGTCGGCGGCGTGGGTCAAGGCGTGGGGAGAACTGTCGGGGGAGTCACGCAAGGAGTTGGGCAGACAGCGTCCGGCCTGACCACTGATGCACTTGACACCCTGAACCGCACTACCAACTCGCTCGGTCGGGGTGATCTCTATGGCACTGTCGGGGGAGTTGCAGGCGGTGTCGGGAATACTGTCGGGAACACTACCAAGAACCTTGGGGGTGCTGTCGGGGGAGTTACAAGAGGGTTAGGGGATACTGTCAATCAGACTACGGACGGGCTAGGGAATGCGATCGGGGGACCTGTTGGTGGGTTGACgaaaggggttgggggtgctgttgggggggttacgaggggggtgggggatacGGTTGGGGGTGTTACGAGGGGATTGGGCAATACGGTTGGGAATACTGCTGGTGCTTTGGGAAGAGGAGACTTGGGAggtgtggttgggggtttggttggtgggttgggggagacagttggggaggttggaaagggggtgggagggattTTGAGTCCAGTATTGGGGGGTGTtctgggaggtgggaagTAG